The Halosimplex litoreum genome has a window encoding:
- a CDS encoding type IV pilin, translated as MTDGAPAPARPPLASDRAATPVVGVVLLVGLTVLLASVVAATVGFESARSEPAPQVRLDAELSATDGWPEGQRLRFVHEGGDTLAVAELAVVVEFERTGARARLSGFPTRRLTDDHRRGADLFDRTYAGIDGELDAAHTDERWTAGETASVRIAQGELDVRPGDHAAVRVIHRPSGAQLVDVEVRAS; from the coding sequence GTGACCGACGGCGCTCCCGCACCGGCTCGACCACCTCTCGCCAGCGACCGCGCCGCGACGCCGGTCGTCGGGGTCGTCCTGCTGGTCGGGCTGACGGTCCTGCTCGCGTCGGTCGTGGCGGCGACGGTCGGGTTCGAGAGCGCTCGCTCGGAGCCGGCGCCGCAGGTCCGCCTGGACGCCGAGCTGTCGGCGACCGACGGCTGGCCCGAGGGCCAGCGACTCCGATTCGTCCACGAGGGCGGGGACACGCTGGCGGTCGCGGAGCTGGCCGTCGTCGTGGAATTCGAGCGCACGGGCGCTCGAGCGCGGCTCTCGGGGTTTCCGACGCGGCGACTCACCGACGACCACCGCCGGGGCGCGGATCTGTTCGACCGGACGTACGCGGGCATCGACGGGGAATTAGACGCCGCTCACACCGACGAGCGGTGGACTGCGGGCGAGACGGCCTCGGTCCGGATCGCCCAGGGCGAACTGGACGTGCGACCGGGCGACCACGCGGCGGTCCGAGTGATCCACCGCCCGTCCGGCGCGCAACTCGTCGACGTCGAGGTGCGGGCGTCGTGA